The proteins below come from a single Candidatus Methylomirabilota bacterium genomic window:
- a CDS encoding response regulator — MSTEDPKRVPTGSGESAPRRRTILVVDDEADMLENITRIFRRTPHECLTAAGGREALALLERHLPDLVLTDLRMPGLDGLALLRAIKRVSPDTPVVIFTAYASDSAAGEAIRAGATAFLPKPFSAAQLLETVQDALAPLDARRPPPA; from the coding sequence GTGAGCACCGAAGATCCGAAGCGAGTGCCCACCGGATCGGGCGAGTCGGCCCCTCGTCGCCGGACGATCCTCGTCGTGGACGACGAGGCGGACATGCTGGAGAACATCACCCGCATCTTCCGGCGCACTCCACATGAGTGTCTGACCGCCGCGGGCGGCCGCGAGGCGCTGGCCCTCCTGGAGCGCCACCTGCCGGATCTGGTGCTGACCGATCTGCGGATGCCGGGCCTGGATGGGCTGGCGCTCCTCCGGGCGATCAAGCGGGTCTCCCCTGACACGCCGGTGGTGATCTTCACGGCCTATGCCTCCGACAGCGCGGCGGGGGAGGCGATCCGGGCGGGCGCCACGGCGTTTCTCCCCAAGCCGTTCAGCGCCGCTCAGCTTCTCGAGACTGTCCAGGACGCGCTGGCGCCTCTGGACGCGCGGAGGCCGCCACCTGCCTAG
- a CDS encoding universal stress protein, with translation MPLDGSAESEAALPTAVGLARGAGARLILFHATGGAVALVEPSRDALTYLAEVGDRVRASGLDDVDTLLWRGLPSYAIVAAARQHGIDLLVMATHARGLRRLVLGSVAESVLRDATVPVAVIRAREPARGESPIPEAEPLRRVLVAIDGSPASESILPFVESLAHQFDLAVVLLQVVAKPRGRIEVEATPYLDALAARLRANGVRVRAEARIGDAAAAIAVAAREGGVDMIVMASPGQRGRRRPLSRSVVAAVLHAASVPIVFLKPARVSSMTLAE, from the coding sequence GTGCCGCTCGACGGCTCGGCCGAGTCCGAGGCGGCGCTCCCGACTGCCGTGGGGCTGGCCCGGGGCGCGGGAGCGCGCCTCATCCTGTTTCACGCCACCGGCGGGGCCGTGGCGCTCGTCGAGCCCTCGCGGGACGCGCTCACGTACCTGGCCGAGGTCGGCGACCGCGTGCGCGCCTCGGGCCTCGATGACGTGGACACTCTGCTCTGGCGCGGGCTCCCGTCGTACGCGATCGTCGCCGCCGCCCGTCAGCACGGGATCGACCTGCTCGTGATGGCGACCCACGCGCGAGGCCTGCGCCGCCTCGTGCTCGGGAGCGTCGCGGAATCCGTGCTGCGCGACGCGACCGTCCCGGTGGCCGTCATCCGCGCGCGAGAGCCGGCGCGCGGCGAGTCGCCGATACCGGAGGCGGAGCCCCTCAGGCGCGTGCTGGTGGCGATCGACGGCTCCCCGGCGTCGGAGTCTATCTTGCCCTTCGTCGAGAGCCTCGCCCATCAGTTCGACCTGGCTGTCGTCCTCCTCCAGGTGGTGGCGAAGCCCCGGGGCAGGATCGAAGTCGAGGCCACTCCGTACCTGGACGCGCTGGCCGCGCGGCTCCGAGCCAACGGCGTTCGGGTCCGCGCCGAGGCCCGGATCGGCGACGCCGCGGCCGCGATCGCGGTCGCCGCCCGCGAGGGTGGCGTGGACATGATCGTCATGGCGAGCCCCGGCCAGCGTGGACGGCGGCGGCCCTTGTCCAGATCGGTGGTGGCCGCCGTGCTGCACGCGGCGTCGGTTCCCATCGTCTTTCTCAAGCCGGCGCGGGTAAGCTCGATGACTCTCGCCGAATAA
- a CDS encoding response regulator — MVVEDIRAQADAITSLLEDAGYAVTVAVNGGQALASAHADPPALILAEVVLPDIDGFELCRRVKDDAALREVPVVLMTAFYSPEDLPRALECGADNFLRKPYAGEYLLTRIEYILASRAARKDERTQMGVEIEVAGRRYFITAARQQILDLLAATYEDAIGLNEALSARQGEVERSRSFLYGLYRLAEALNQATSVQAVADAVLERAVELPGVQAGWISLREGDEDFRVVATRGLPSAVVSAGIMQGDCLCRRKLRSGELRQATNILKCERLERHLPHAWSIRYHATIPLWDGERTLGVMNLAGPDAGLFREEDLVILSGVGNQVAVALARARLLEQLNAEVSRQTLALRAEVAEREHGQATQQRLVAILEATSDLVGIVYPDGGIVYCNQAGRRMLGIGPDEDLAGRRIADTHPEWASRVVVQEAFPAAIRDGTWSGETALLSRDGREIPVSQVIIAHRASDGAVEYLSTIARDISERKRAEEARRQTEKLVAMGELLSGVAHELNNPLSVVVGRANLLRARAGEGPLGEQADKIVRAADRCARIVKNFLALAREYPLERQAVELNRVIGEALELLAYQLRVDGVEVERHLTPDLPIFSADPHQLHQVVVNLVTNAHHAVRETAPPRRIAVTTGVIPGRSRVFLELSDTGPGIPPDIHPRVFEPFFTTKPPGQGTGLGLSLCKGIVEGHGGTITIASPAGRGATVRVELPVEPLPERSSAAEAPSAPGLGRTLSILAVDDEPGVLEVLAEVLAADGHRVDTAPNGVVALERLRDRQYDVVITDLRMPELDGPALYREIERVFPALRGRVILLTGDTLSPQINAFLASTRAPSLKKPFNVADVRRVLQEISTTPSPWEGASTAP; from the coding sequence CTGGTAGTCGAAGACATTCGGGCTCAGGCGGACGCGATCACGTCGCTGCTCGAGGACGCCGGGTACGCCGTCACGGTCGCCGTCAACGGCGGCCAAGCGCTCGCGTCCGCGCACGCCGATCCCCCGGCGCTCATCCTTGCCGAGGTCGTGCTGCCCGACATCGATGGCTTCGAGCTGTGTCGTCGTGTGAAGGACGATGCCGCGCTACGAGAGGTTCCCGTCGTGCTCATGACGGCGTTCTACAGCCCCGAAGACCTTCCGCGAGCCCTGGAGTGCGGGGCCGACAACTTCCTCCGAAAACCCTATGCGGGCGAGTACCTGCTGACACGGATCGAGTACATCCTGGCGAGCCGAGCGGCGCGGAAGGACGAACGGACGCAAATGGGCGTGGAGATCGAGGTCGCGGGCAGACGGTACTTCATCACCGCGGCCCGGCAGCAGATCCTGGATCTGCTGGCCGCCACGTACGAGGACGCCATCGGACTGAACGAGGCGTTGTCCGCGCGCCAGGGCGAAGTCGAGCGCTCCCGGAGCTTCCTGTATGGGCTGTATCGCCTCGCCGAGGCGTTGAACCAGGCCACGAGCGTGCAGGCCGTGGCCGACGCGGTGTTGGAGCGCGCAGTGGAGTTGCCTGGTGTCCAGGCCGGCTGGATCTCGCTGCGCGAGGGCGACGAGGACTTTCGGGTCGTCGCGACCCGTGGCTTGCCTTCAGCCGTCGTGTCCGCCGGCATCATGCAGGGTGACTGCCTCTGCCGGCGGAAGCTTCGGTCTGGCGAACTCCGTCAGGCCACCAATATCTTGAAATGCGAGCGGCTCGAGCGGCACCTGCCGCACGCGTGGAGCATACGCTATCACGCGACCATTCCCCTCTGGGACGGGGAGCGCACCCTCGGCGTGATGAACCTCGCCGGTCCGGACGCCGGTCTCTTTCGCGAAGAGGACCTGGTCATCCTCTCGGGCGTCGGGAATCAGGTCGCCGTGGCGCTGGCGCGCGCACGCCTGCTCGAGCAGCTCAACGCCGAGGTGAGCCGGCAGACGCTCGCGCTCAGGGCCGAGGTGGCCGAACGCGAGCACGGGCAGGCCACCCAACAACGGCTGGTCGCCATTCTGGAAGCCACCTCCGATCTGGTCGGCATCGTGTACCCGGACGGAGGGATCGTCTACTGCAATCAGGCGGGCCGTCGGATGCTGGGAATCGGCCCCGACGAGGACCTCGCCGGTCGCCGGATCGCCGACACGCATCCCGAATGGGCGAGCCGCGTCGTCGTGCAGGAAGCCTTTCCGGCCGCGATTCGCGACGGGACCTGGAGCGGGGAGACTGCGCTCTTGAGCCGGGATGGCCGGGAGATCCCCGTCTCGCAGGTCATCATCGCGCACAGGGCGTCCGATGGAGCCGTCGAATACCTCTCCACGATCGCTCGTGATATCAGTGAGCGGAAACGGGCCGAAGAGGCCCGACGACAGACCGAGAAGCTGGTCGCCATGGGGGAGCTCCTGTCCGGGGTCGCCCACGAGCTGAACAACCCGCTCTCGGTCGTGGTGGGCCGGGCCAACCTGCTCCGGGCGCGGGCGGGGGAGGGCCCGCTCGGCGAGCAGGCGGACAAGATCGTGCGCGCGGCGGACCGCTGCGCCCGTATCGTCAAGAACTTCCTCGCCCTGGCGCGCGAGTATCCGCTGGAACGGCAGGCGGTGGAACTGAACCGGGTGATCGGCGAAGCGCTGGAGCTGCTCGCGTACCAGCTCCGCGTGGACGGCGTCGAGGTGGAGCGTCATCTCACGCCAGACCTGCCGATCTTTTCCGCGGATCCGCACCAGCTGCACCAGGTCGTCGTCAACCTCGTCACGAATGCCCACCACGCCGTCCGCGAGACCGCGCCGCCGCGCCGCATCGCGGTCACGACTGGTGTGATCCCCGGACGGTCGCGGGTCTTTCTGGAACTCAGCGACACTGGCCCGGGCATCCCGCCTGACATCCACCCCCGCGTCTTCGAGCCGTTCTTCACGACGAAGCCGCCGGGCCAGGGGACGGGTTTGGGTCTCTCGCTCTGCAAGGGGATCGTCGAGGGACACGGTGGCACCATCACGATTGCCAGTCCCGCGGGCCGCGGCGCGACGGTGCGGGTCGAGCTGCCCGTCGAACCCCTCCCCGAGCGGTCGAGTGCCGCCGAAGCACCTTCGGCCCCCGGCCTCGGACGAACGTTGTCGATCCTGGCGGTGGACGACGAACCGGGGGTTCTGGAAGTGCTGGCCGAAGTGCTGGCGGCCGACGGGCATCGGGTGGATACCGCTCCCAACGGCGTCGTGGCGCTCGAGCGGCTGCGTGATCGCCAGTACGACGTCGTCATCACCGACCTCCGCATGCCTGAACTCGACGGTCCGGCTCTCTACCGCGAGATCGAGCGTGTTTTCCCCGCGCTCCGCGGGCGGGTCATCCTGCTCACCGGCGACACGCTCAGCCCTCAGATCAATGCGTTCCTCGCAAGCACGCGCGCGCCCAGCTTGAAGAAGCCCTTCAACGTCGCAGACGTGAGGCGGGTCCTCCAGGAGATCTCCACCACCCCTAGCCCATGGGAGGGGGCCTCGACGGCCCCCTGA